A single window of Candidatus Thermoplasmatota archaeon DNA harbors:
- a CDS encoding 50S ribosomal protein L22: MKYSAEKNPEKSARAYGGEFHCSPKHSQNIMRTIKGMKIDDAKQLLEDVIALKRPIPFKTHLTSVSHRKGIGPGAYPQKASKYILEVLKNAENNAEYKGLDTENMIITHASAYQGRKVKGIMPRAFGRSSPKNEQTTNMEIIVEEKE; this comes from the coding sequence ATGAAATATTCAGCAGAAAAAAATCCAGAAAAAAGTGCAAGGGCGTATGGTGGGGAGTTTCATTGCTCTCCAAAACATTCCCAGAATATTATGAGGACAATTAAAGGAATGAAAATAGATGATGCCAAACAATTGCTGGAGGATGTGATAGCGTTGAAACGCCCAATTCCATTCAAAACGCATCTTACCAGCGTATCCCATAGGAAAGGTATTGGGCCTGGAGCATATCCGCAGAAAGCTTCCAAGTACATACTGGAGGTATTGAAAAATGCTGAAAATAATGCGGAGTACAAAGGATTGGATACCGAGAATATGATAATAACTCATGCATCGGCATACCAGGGAAGAAAAGTAAAAGGCATAATGCCCCGTGCTTTCGGAAGGTCGTCACCAAAAAATGAACAGACAACAAACATGGAAATAATAGTAGAGGAGAAAGAATAA
- a CDS encoding 30S ribosomal protein S3, which yields MAIERKFVVEGEKRMLIKEYLKKETERAGFGGLEIRRTPMGTLISLLTERPGIIIGRGGKNIKRLTDDLAEKFEIENPQIEIEEVGNKAPLNGQIMAHKVAMALERGWHFRRVGHSTVRRIMGSGSRGCQIIISGKITGARHRTGKFTEGHVKYCGEVAKEVMDVGMAVAKKKPGILGIKVRIMKPGAKMPDEIDILSESPVEKVEEKTEEVKKEEISEDKLEKIALDDLPGIGESMMKQLKKAGVKDIKELYEMSVEDLVGIKGIGIKKAEKLKAAVEKAVK from the coding sequence ATGGCCATAGAACGTAAATTCGTAGTTGAGGGAGAAAAGCGGATGCTTATCAAGGAATACTTGAAGAAGGAAACGGAAAGAGCAGGATTTGGGGGGCTTGAGATACGGAGGACACCCATGGGTACGCTCATCTCTTTATTGACCGAAAGGCCGGGTATTATCATAGGGCGCGGAGGAAAAAATATAAAAAGACTGACAGATGATCTGGCCGAGAAATTTGAAATAGAGAACCCACAGATAGAAATAGAAGAGGTAGGAAATAAAGCGCCGTTGAACGGCCAGATAATGGCTCATAAAGTTGCCATGGCCCTTGAGAGGGGATGGCATTTCAGGAGAGTGGGACATTCCACAGTGAGGAGAATAATGGGCTCAGGGTCAAGAGGGTGTCAGATCATAATTTCAGGCAAAATTACAGGGGCAAGGCACAGAACAGGAAAATTTACCGAGGGACATGTAAAATACTGTGGAGAAGTAGCAAAGGAAGTTATGGACGTAGGCATGGCGGTTGCCAAGAAAAAACCTGGTATTTTGGGGATCAAAGTCAGAATAATGAAACCTGGAGCAAAAATGCCTGACGAAATAGATATTCTTTCAGAATCACCGGTCGAAAAAGTGGAGGAAAAAACTGAGGAAGTTAAAAAGGAAGAGATAAGCGAGGATAAACTCGAAAAAATTGCTCTGGACGATCTGCCAGGAATTGGCGAGAGCATGATGAAACAACTTAAAAAGGCAGGAGTGAAAGATATAAAAGAATTGTATGAAATGAGTGTGGAGGATTTGGTGGGGATAAAAGGCATCGGAATCAAAAAGGCAGAGAAATTGAAGGCGGCTGTCGAAAAAGCGGTGAAATAA
- the rpmC gene encoding 50S ribosomal protein L29, translated as MKVKEMRELSGEEKIAKLKDWRNELMEEHGRAAMGGSPPSPGKIRWIRKNIARMITVMKEEGELNE; from the coding sequence ATGAAGGTTAAGGAAATGAGGGAACTGAGCGGTGAAGAAAAAATAGCGAAGTTGAAAGATTGGAGAAATGAGTTAATGGAGGAACACGGGAGGGCAGCCATGGGCGGTTCGCCTCCGTCACCTGGAAAAATCAGGTGGATTCGCAAGAACATTGCGAGAATGATAACCGTAATGAAGGAGGAAGGAGAACTGAATGAGTGA
- a CDS encoding translation initiation factor, with the protein MSDICPVCGLPKELCVCEKIAREGQEIKIYTEKRRYGKMMTVISGVDSSDIDMEGLCRDLKKCCACGGTVKDKKIELQGEHKEKTKKRLEELGFAVEVK; encoded by the coding sequence ATGAGTGACATATGTCCTGTCTGTGGCCTGCCCAAGGAACTGTGCGTATGTGAAAAGATTGCCAGGGAAGGGCAAGAGATAAAGATATATACTGAAAAAAGAAGGTATGGAAAAATGATGACTGTGATATCCGGCGTGGATTCATCCGATATAGACATGGAAGGGTTGTGCAGAGATTTGAAGAAGTGCTGTGCATGCGGAGGGACTGTAAAAGACAAAAAAATAGAGCTTCAAGGAGAACACAAAGAAAAGACAAAAAAAAGGCTTGAGGAATTGGGATTTGCGGTAGAGGTGAAATGA
- a CDS encoding ribonuclease P protein subunit gives MMNTKKFMKDEFIGLPVQIDDCTDPSLRGVEGTIIDETKNMLVIESEKIRKVAKDIAVFRINGIAINGNKIKYRPEDRIRKIK, from the coding sequence ATGATGAACACAAAAAAATTTATGAAAGACGAATTCATAGGCTTGCCGGTACAAATAGATGACTGTACGGATCCATCGCTTCGTGGCGTTGAAGGGACGATAATAGACGAAACGAAAAATATGCTGGTGATAGAGAGCGAAAAAATAAGAAAAGTTGCAAAGGACATTGCCGTATTCAGAATAAATGGTATTGCCATCAATGGAAATAAAATAAAATATCGTCCGGAAGATAGGATAAGGAAGATAAAATGA
- a CDS encoding 30S ribosomal protein S17: MIGINVKEPKKKCSDRNCPFHGTLPVRGVILTGKIVSDAMDKTVVMEKTRMHYVPKYERYEKRTSRYAAHLPPCIEAKKGDEVTIMECRPLSKTVSFVVVEGK; this comes from the coding sequence ATGATAGGAATAAACGTTAAAGAACCCAAAAAGAAATGCAGCGACAGAAATTGTCCATTTCATGGTACGCTTCCAGTAAGAGGAGTAATATTGACTGGGAAAATTGTATCTGATGCCATGGATAAGACCGTAGTCATGGAAAAGACGAGGATGCATTATGTGCCGAAGTACGAAAGGTACGAGAAGAGAACAAGCAGATATGCAGCACATTTACCCCCATGCATAGAAGCGAAAAAGGGTGATGAAGTTACCATTATGGAATGTCGTCCATTGAGTAAGACTGTATCATTTGTTGTGGTAGAGGGAAAATGA
- a CDS encoding 50S ribosomal protein L14 has product MKGISAKVTRGLSTGSRLECVDNTGARVVEIISVKHIKTTRRQYPSAGVGDIVTVSVKKGKPEMKRQIFNAVIVRQRMPYRRPDGMKVQFEDNAAVIVTPEGDLKGSAIKGPVAREAAERWPRISATASTIV; this is encoded by the coding sequence ATGAAAGGAATTTCAGCAAAAGTAACGAGAGGTTTGTCAACCGGCTCAAGGCTGGAATGTGTCGACAATACCGGGGCGAGAGTAGTTGAGATAATATCCGTTAAACATATAAAGACAACTCGCCGCCAGTATCCGTCAGCCGGCGTGGGGGACATAGTGACTGTAAGTGTTAAGAAGGGTAAGCCTGAGATGAAGCGGCAGATATTCAATGCAGTCATAGTTAGACAGAGAATGCCATACAGGCGTCCGGACGGTATGAAAGTCCAATTTGAGGATAATGCAGCCGTAATCGTAACTCCCGAGGGCGATTTAAAAGGCTCTGCAATAAAAGGTCCTGTGGCGAGAGAAGCAGCAGAAAGATGGCCGCGTATATCTGCCACGGCGTCAACTATAGTGTGA
- a CDS encoding 30S ribosomal protein S4e, which produces MLRNDKVAHLKRITVPKTWPVERKTKKWSIRPSLGPHPLERSVPLLLVVRDYLKYADTARGAKKIISSREIMVDGSVRRDPKFPCGLMDVISIPKVKENYRVLVDSRGIIRVMPISPEEAKWKLCRVEKKTIIKGGKTQLNLHDGRNIVVEGKYKTGDVLKISVPDQKILDVLPFDKGSMAMITNGKHAGEIAEIEDTEITRSSRPNVVKLKGFSTIKPYVFPVGKDKPLIKLPEVNIYG; this is translated from the coding sequence ATATTGAGGAATGATAAAGTGGCACATTTGAAAAGAATAACGGTTCCGAAGACATGGCCCGTGGAAAGAAAAACAAAAAAGTGGTCTATAAGACCGTCGCTGGGCCCACATCCGCTGGAGAGAAGCGTTCCATTGTTATTGGTGGTGAGAGATTATCTCAAATATGCAGATACCGCAAGGGGTGCAAAAAAGATAATAAGTTCGAGAGAGATAATGGTGGACGGTAGTGTTAGAAGAGACCCAAAATTTCCCTGTGGTCTTATGGATGTTATTTCTATTCCCAAGGTGAAAGAGAACTACCGTGTGCTTGTTGACTCGCGGGGTATAATCCGTGTTATGCCCATTTCTCCTGAGGAAGCAAAATGGAAACTTTGCAGGGTAGAAAAAAAGACCATTATTAAAGGCGGAAAGACTCAATTGAACCTTCACGATGGTAGAAATATCGTTGTCGAAGGCAAATACAAAACCGGCGACGTGTTAAAAATATCCGTCCCGGATCAGAAAATTTTGGATGTTTTACCTTTTGACAAAGGCAGTATGGCAATGATAACAAATGGAAAACATGCCGGCGAGATCGCCGAAATAGAAGACACGGAAATCACCAGAAGTTCAAGGCCGAATGTTGTGAAACTCAAAGGTTTTTCCACTATAAAGCCTTATGTCTTTCCAGTAGGAAAAGATAAACCATTAATAAAACTTCCAGAGGTGAATATATATGGCTGA
- a CDS encoding 50S ribosomal protein L5 — protein MADIRAPKIEKVTVNIGVGEGGERLRKAEQVLEELTHQKPVLMISRTINKEWGIRKGMPIGCKVTLRNEKAMDFLKRALWTRNNKVADWSFDDEGNISFGIPDHTEFKEMKYDPKIGIFGMDVCVTLERAGYRIKRRRIEKKKIPKSHRLTKEDTINFLKNTLNVEVV, from the coding sequence ATGGCTGATATTAGGGCGCCTAAAATTGAAAAAGTAACAGTGAATATAGGTGTGGGTGAGGGGGGAGAGCGGCTTCGCAAGGCAGAGCAGGTGCTGGAAGAGCTGACCCATCAGAAACCGGTATTAATGATATCAAGGACAATAAATAAGGAATGGGGAATAAGAAAAGGTATGCCGATAGGATGCAAAGTAACCCTCCGGAATGAAAAAGCCATGGATTTTTTGAAGAGGGCTTTATGGACGAGAAACAATAAAGTGGCGGATTGGTCATTTGATGATGAAGGAAACATTTCTTTTGGTATACCTGACCATACCGAATTCAAAGAGATGAAGTATGACCCGAAAATAGGGATATTTGGGATGGATGTCTGTGTAACCCTGGAGAGAGCGGGGTACAGAATAAAAAGGAGAAGAATAGAGAAAAAAAAGATACCTAAGAGCCATCGTTTGACTAAAGAGGATACAATAAATTTTCTCAAAAATACGTTGAACGTTGAGGTGGTATGA